The following proteins are encoded in a genomic region of Triticum dicoccoides isolate Atlit2015 ecotype Zavitan chromosome 1B, WEW_v2.0, whole genome shotgun sequence:
- the LOC119314546 gene encoding uncharacterized protein LOC119314546, protein MGFTREFMEVQAHGNTKLHVIHTNDLYKAATTIEQYERHLEFERHKIIGVDVEYTSDVGEGQKPALVQLFIGKDHLVLLFQLSAADKNCTRFDNFLADPRYTFAGFSIDGDIEMLVRVGLEIAQFVDIQKEWRVRTATKPLDSLGDVPGILVHDYYNDMKKKLTNAEHQRWARMPLSMRHIEYAAKDAYTAYEIWSRLTTIQEGLHRARLEKEQSRKHARSWGDYDY, encoded by the coding sequence ATGGGATTCACTAGGGAATTCATGGAGGTGCAGGCCCATGGAAACACCAAGTTGCACGTGATCCACACCAACGACTTGTATAAGGCGGCCACCACCATCGAGCAGTACGAGCGACACCTCGAATTTGAGCGCCACAAGAtcatcggagttgatgtggagtacaccagCGACGTTGGCGAAGGTCAGAAACCAGCCCTCGTCCAGCTCTTCATCGGCAAGGATCATCTGGTGCTGCTCTTTCAACTGAGCGCCGCCGACAAGAACTGCACCAggttcgacaacttcctcgccgaccccagaTACACGTTTGctggcttctccatcgacggcgacatAGAAATGCTCGTCCGCGTCGGACTGGAGATCGCCCAattcgtcgacatccagaaggaatGGAGGGTGCGTACAGCTACCAAGCCTCTTGACTCCCTTGGCGATGTCCCAGGCATCCTTGTCCACGACTACTACAATGACATGAAGAAGAAGCTCACCAACGCAGAGCACCAGCGCTGGGCGCGCATGCCCctgtccatgaggcacatcgagtacgcggcaaaAGATGCTTACACTGCGTACGAGATATGGAGCCGCCTCACCACCATCCAGGAAGGGCTCCACCGGGCAAGACTCGAGAAGGAGCAGTCCAGGAAGCATGCAAGGTCCTGGGGCGACTACGACTACTGA